The window AAAAAAGGTATTTCACATACGGGAATCTATTTAGGGAACAACGAGTTCATCTCGGCTAAGAGCCGTGGAGTCCTAAAAGCAAATCTAAAGACAGATCCTTATTGGGCTCCTAAATATGCAGGAGCAAAACGTCTATCAAACACCCAAGTAGCTTTTGAGCCTGTACAGGTAAAACCCGCTGAGCATATGAGTGAAGCATTTAAAGATCTATCGATAAAACATCCTGCTTTTGAGGCAATCATTACGCTAAACGAAATCGGCGTTATAACTGGCTACGAAGACTCCACATTCAAACCGGAAAAATCAATTACTCGTGGACAAGCAGCTGCAATGATAAATCGCGAGCTTAAATTAGAAGCATCAACCGAAGTGACATTTAAGGATGTCGCTCCAAATCACCAATTTGCGGCTGACATAGCGGCCTTGAATGAAGCAGGAATCCTTCAAGGATATGCAACAGGTGAATTCGGCATTAACGACAAACTTACACGCGCACATCTTGCGGCCATCGTCGATCGAGCATTTGATCTTCAAGGACAAATAGATGGAAAAGTACAAGTCGCATCAAATTATAATGATGTCCCAACAAGTCACTGGGCCTCAGAAGCAATTCATGCGTTGAAGACACTTGATCAGACAAAAGTCTTTCAGACACCGGGGTTTAACGTAGGAAAAGAAGCAACTCGTGCAGAATTCGCCGCAGCTGTATTCACTGCAATTTCATACAAATGAGTTTTTATTTCAGAGTACGGGCGTACATCTTATGATAAGAGATGTGCGCCCGTTTTGTGTTTCGGTGAACTAGAAGAAAGGATGTCAGTAACATTATGTTTTAATATTCAAATAATAAAGTGTTGCGTTAGGGAAACACTTGTCATATAATGACACTACAATTGATAAAGAAAGAGGATCGATAAATGACAGACAATGTATTTTCTGTGCGGGGACAAAAATATGATTGAATTTTTTGCGGCGTTAAGTCCGGTAACCCAGGCATTGATAGCAACCTTATTCACATGGGGAATGACCGCAATTGGGGCTGCCTTAGTATTTACAACTAAGACGGTAAACCAAAAGTTAATGGACGGAATGTTAGGCTTTGCAGGAGGTGTTATGATTGCAGCGAGTTTTTGGTCGTTGCTTTCGCCTGCCATTGAAATGGCAGAAAGTAGTTCTTTGCCTTCGTGGTTTCCAGCAGCCGTTGGATTTTTATTGGGTGGTTTTTTTTTATGGGGGGCTGATAAGATTATTCCACACGTACATCCTACTTCCCCAATGAAAGACGCAGAGGGGATAAAACCTGAAAATAAGCGACGCAGCACACTGCTTGTTCTAGCCATTACACTTCATAATATACCTGAAGGTCTTGCGATTGGCGTTGCCTTTGGTGCTGTAGCCGCGGGTTTTCCGTCTGCTACTTTACCAGCAGCGATTGCTTTAGCGATTGGTATAGGGATTCAGAACTTCCCCGAGGGTACAGCTGTATCAATGCCTTTACGAAGAGATGGGATGTCTCGTCGAAAAAGCTTCTTATATGGTCAGTTCTCGGGAATGGTTGAGCCGATTTCTGCCGTGGTAGGCGTTCTTGCAGTAACGTTCATGACACCACTTCTCCCATTTGCTTTAAGCTTTGCGGCAGGGGCGATGATATTTGTAGTGGTAGAAGAGGTTATTCCAGGCTCACAAGAAAACGGAAATAAAGATCTAGCTTCAATTTGTTTGATGTTAGGATTTACAGTAATGATGATACTCGATGTGGCATTCGGATAAGGGCATATAGAAATTGTAAAGTGGGAAGAGATCACTAGCATTGCATAAGTAAAAACAGAATTTACCCTTTTTTGTATCGTGTTTAAAAAAATCATCGCGTTGATCACAATTCGCCTGCACTCCTTGCATAACAAAAGGTAAACATAAATAGTTTTCTGCCCTATTCCATGTGCTTCCGATCACTACCATCTGATTCGACAAGACATGGGAACCCTCTGGTACTTTAAAGTCATGAATTACCTGGACCACCAGTTAATACTTGACCGTATAACAGGGGAATGATAATATAGGGGTATGGGGTATGGGGTATGGGGTATGGGGTATATTGTATCGTGTGAGGAGCGATGTATATGAATAGAAAAAACAGGCTTTTGATATTATCTGGATTGATTGTAGCCATTGTTATTGCGGTAGTGGCCTCCTTAAATGGAACATCAAAAGGAGTTTCAGAAAATATTACTGAACCACATATAGTTGATACGGAGACGCTTACGAAAATGATCAACAGTAAAGAAGATATGGTTATTGTCGATTTAAGGGAACCGGAATTATTTTCGCAAAGTAGAGTACCCAGCTCAATAAACATCCCATTTGAGGAGATTCCGTCGAGATATACTGAACTGCCTAATGATAAGAAAATTGTCTTTGTTTGTCATACAGGGCGTATGGGAATGGAAAGCGGGAATCTCTTGTTAGAGAACGGTTTCAAGCAAGTTTATAATCTCGAGGGCGGTATTGCTAAATGGACAGGAGAGTTGGAAAAATAATTACAAGGAGGAGTAGACATGCAGGAGACCAATAAAACAACCGTTCAACCAAATAAACAGCAGCTTCTCAATCGATTAAAGCGAATCGAAGGGCAGGTGAGAGGTGTCCATCAGATGGTCGATAATGACCGCTATTGTGTGGATATTTTACATCAAATCAGTGCCATCCAATCAGCGATGAATAAGGTGTCTTTGGCCTTGCTTGAAGATCACACGCACCACTGTGTAGCGAATGCGATTAAAGGGCAAGACGGTGAAAACGCGATTAAGGAATTGATGGATGTCATGAAAACGATGACGAAATAAAAGGTTATAGAAAGAACTTTTTATTTAATAGTTGACATACTATACAGGGGTATAGTAAATTTAAAGTAATAACTAAACAGGAGGTCGTCAAAATGAAAGATATAGTAAAAGTACAAGGGATGTCATGCAATCATTGCGTCAATTCAATCGAAACAAGCGTGGGCAATCTTTCAGGTGTTTCTTCCGTAAAGGTGGATCTTGGTAGTGGTGAAGTTTCATTAGAGTATGACAATCAGGTAACAACATTGGAGCAGATCAAGGAGACGATTGAAGAGCAAGGGTATGACATCGTCTGATTTCGTGCATTATGTATTAGAGGGTTTTAGTCAACAAAGAATCTTCCGCTTATACCACATGGGGGTAGAAGGCGGTGGATAAGATCGTACCTTCTGGTATGGTCTTTCTTTTTCAAAAGAATATACCCCCATTACGTATAGGAGTGATAATAAATGGCAACTAAAGAAAAAACGCTACAAATTAATGGAATGACTTGTGCGGCATGCGCAAA of the Sporosarcina sp. FSL K6-1508 genome contains:
- a CDS encoding C40 family peptidase, with translation MSNKEKKTSIKQLGWKMKNRVIQILMAVFLISTIPFMSSNKVSAATSNEIATYAENLYGTPYKFGGTTTSGFDCSGYIRYVFNNFNMSLPRTSEDQFRVGTTISKDNLQPGDLVFFANTYKKGISHTGIYLGNNEFISAKSRGVLKANLKTDPYWAPKYAGAKRLSNTQVAFEPVQVKPAEHMSEAFKDLSIKHPAFEAIITLNEIGVITGYEDSTFKPEKSITRGQAAAMINRELKLEASTEVTFKDVAPNHQFAADIAALNEAGILQGYATGEFGINDKLTRAHLAAIVDRAFDLQGQIDGKVQVASNYNDVPTSHWASEAIHALKTLDQTKVFQTPGFNVGKEATRAEFAAAVFTAISYK
- a CDS encoding ZIP family metal transporter, whose product is MIEFFAALSPVTQALIATLFTWGMTAIGAALVFTTKTVNQKLMDGMLGFAGGVMIAASFWSLLSPAIEMAESSSLPSWFPAAVGFLLGGFFLWGADKIIPHVHPTSPMKDAEGIKPENKRRSTLLVLAITLHNIPEGLAIGVAFGAVAAGFPSATLPAAIALAIGIGIQNFPEGTAVSMPLRRDGMSRRKSFLYGQFSGMVEPISAVVGVLAVTFMTPLLPFALSFAAGAMIFVVVEEVIPGSQENGNKDLASICLMLGFTVMMILDVAFG
- a CDS encoding rhodanese-like domain-containing protein; its protein translation is MNRKNRLLILSGLIVAIVIAVVASLNGTSKGVSENITEPHIVDTETLTKMINSKEDMVIVDLREPELFSQSRVPSSINIPFEEIPSRYTELPNDKKIVFVCHTGRMGMESGNLLLENGFKQVYNLEGGIAKWTGELEK
- a CDS encoding metal-sensitive transcriptional regulator, translating into MQETNKTTVQPNKQQLLNRLKRIEGQVRGVHQMVDNDRYCVDILHQISAIQSAMNKVSLALLEDHTHHCVANAIKGQDGENAIKELMDVMKTMTK
- the copZ gene encoding copper chaperone CopZ, which codes for MKDIVKVQGMSCNHCVNSIETSVGNLSGVSSVKVDLGSGEVSLEYDNQVTTLEQIKETIEEQGYDIV